In the genome of Pelagibacterium nitratireducens, one region contains:
- a CDS encoding deoxyguanosinetriphosphate triphosphohydrolase: MHAVYAADPAQSRGRVYRPSASPTRNEFQRDRDRIIHSTAFRRLQHKTQVFLHHEGQHFRTRLTHTLEVSQIARSIARALRLNEDLAEAVALSHDLGHTPFGHAGERVLADKMAELGGFDHNIQALRVVGMLENRYADHDGLNLTWETLEGILKHNGPVVGAASEHGQDIGAALADIPASEDLLPETYANLEAQVAAIADDIAYNAHDIDDAVRAGLVVIDDLVDVPLVGPIAREVVDMWPGLERGRQIHEVQRRLITRTIEAVIAESAERLIAADPQSADDVRYAGQALIGFPAEMAEDETELKAFMFAKVYRDARVMGPVRESEAVVGRLFDAYIADGDMPGRWGLAHSAARSEAARARIVCDFVAGMTDPFALDEHARLFDERPEFR; encoded by the coding sequence CGGGGGCGGGTCTATCGGCCCTCAGCCAGCCCGACACGCAATGAATTTCAGCGGGACCGGGACCGGATCATCCATTCGACGGCGTTCCGGAGGCTGCAACACAAGACGCAGGTTTTCCTTCATCACGAGGGCCAGCACTTCAGAACCCGGCTGACCCATACGCTCGAAGTGAGCCAGATCGCACGCTCGATCGCGCGGGCGCTGCGACTCAACGAGGATCTGGCCGAGGCCGTGGCGCTTTCGCACGATCTGGGGCATACCCCGTTCGGGCATGCCGGCGAGCGGGTGCTGGCCGATAAAATGGCAGAGCTTGGCGGGTTCGATCACAATATTCAGGCGCTTCGTGTGGTGGGGATGCTGGAGAACCGCTATGCCGACCATGACGGGCTGAACCTGACCTGGGAGACGCTCGAAGGCATCCTCAAGCACAATGGCCCGGTGGTGGGTGCGGCGTCCGAGCACGGGCAGGATATCGGGGCGGCGCTGGCGGACATTCCGGCCAGTGAGGATTTGTTGCCTGAAACCTATGCCAATCTCGAGGCGCAGGTGGCCGCGATTGCCGACGATATTGCCTATAACGCTCACGATATCGACGACGCGGTAAGGGCGGGGCTGGTGGTGATCGACGATCTTGTCGATGTGCCGCTGGTGGGGCCGATCGCGCGTGAAGTCGTCGACATGTGGCCGGGACTGGAGCGGGGGCGCCAGATCCACGAGGTGCAGCGGCGGCTGATCACACGGACCATCGAGGCGGTGATTGCCGAAAGTGCCGAGCGGCTGATCGCGGCGGATCCGCAAAGTGCCGACGACGTGCGGTATGCGGGGCAGGCCCTGATCGGGTTTCCCGCCGAGATGGCGGAGGATGAGACCGAACTCAAGGCTTTCATGTTTGCCAAGGTTTATCGCGACGCGCGCGTCATGGGGCCGGTGCGCGAGAGCGAGGCGGTGGTGGGGCGGCTGTTTGACGCCTATATCGCCGATGGAGACATGCCGGGGCGCTGGGGGCTGGCCCACAGCGCCGCACGTTCGGAGGCGGCGCGGGCGCGGATCGTTTGCGATTTCGTGGCCGGGATGACCGACCCGTTCGCGCTTGACGAACACGCCCGTTTGTTTGACGAAAGACCGGAATTCCGGTAA
- the argS gene encoding arginine--tRNA ligase: protein MDVFALFEGRVTDALIASFPELADNRELLGRVVVEPPRDAAHGDLSTNAAMVVAKPLGKNPREVAAAISERFSGDADVASVEIAGPGFINFRLQQSVWHKVLSSIAERGDDFGRADVGQGEKVNVEYVSANPTGPMHVGHTRGAVYGDALASLLAYAGYQVSKEYYINDAGSQVDTLARSAFLRYREALGETIEIPAGFYPGDYLVPVGQALVEEFGNSLLDKPEEAWLAPVKQHVLAAMLELIKADLKKLNIEHDVFFSEKTLHGPGGEIEKTLAWLREEGLIYEGRLDPPKGKLPDDWEDREQTLFRATQFGDDVDRALVKSDGSYTYFAADIAYHRNKVLRGFTTLIDVLGADHAGYAKRIEAAVKAVSGGKASADVRFCQLVKLLRNGEPVKMSKRSGDLVTLADVVEEVGVDATRFMLLFRRNDAPLDFDFALVKEQSKDNPVFYVQYAHARTFSIFRNAARDLPDLDTSDAALAGADLSLLATGDEIELIRLLGSWPRQVAAAARAHEPHRLAFYLHELAAQFHAFWGKGKEDPSLRFVNDDDPKLTLARLALVDGVRRVLGNGLDLLGVSAPQELS from the coding sequence ATGGATGTGTTTGCCCTTTTTGAAGGGCGCGTCACCGATGCGCTGATCGCGAGTTTTCCCGAGCTGGCCGACAATCGCGAATTGTTGGGCCGCGTCGTGGTCGAGCCGCCGCGCGATGCCGCCCATGGGGACCTTTCGACCAATGCGGCGATGGTGGTGGCCAAGCCGCTGGGCAAGAACCCGCGCGAAGTCGCCGCGGCAATTTCCGAGCGGTTTTCAGGCGATGCCGATGTGGCTTCGGTCGAGATCGCCGGACCGGGGTTCATCAATTTCCGGCTGCAGCAAAGCGTCTGGCACAAGGTGCTCTCTTCTATTGCCGAACGCGGCGACGATTTCGGACGGGCCGATGTGGGGCAGGGCGAGAAGGTCAATGTCGAATATGTTTCGGCCAATCCGACCGGGCCGATGCATGTGGGCCATACGCGCGGCGCCGTTTATGGCGACGCGCTGGCATCGCTTCTGGCCTATGCAGGCTACCAGGTGTCCAAGGAATATTACATCAACGATGCCGGATCGCAGGTCGATACGCTGGCCCGCTCGGCTTTCCTGCGCTACCGCGAGGCGCTGGGTGAAACGATTGAAATTCCAGCGGGCTTTTATCCGGGCGACTATCTGGTCCCGGTGGGGCAGGCGCTTGTGGAAGAATTCGGCAACTCCTTGTTGGACAAGCCCGAAGAGGCGTGGCTGGCGCCGGTCAAGCAGCATGTGCTGGCCGCAATGCTTGAACTGATCAAGGCCGATCTGAAAAAACTCAATATCGAGCACGACGTGTTCTTTTCCGAAAAGACCCTGCACGGACCAGGGGGCGAGATCGAAAAGACGCTGGCCTGGCTGCGCGAGGAGGGCCTGATCTATGAGGGGCGGCTCGACCCGCCGAAGGGCAAGCTGCCCGACGACTGGGAAGACCGCGAGCAGACGCTGTTTCGCGCCACCCAGTTCGGCGACGACGTGGACCGGGCGCTCGTCAAATCGGATGGCAGCTACACCTATTTTGCAGCCGACATCGCCTATCACCGTAACAAGGTGCTGCGCGGCTTTACGACGTTGATCGACGTTCTGGGCGCCGACCATGCGGGTTATGCCAAGCGCATCGAAGCGGCAGTGAAAGCCGTATCGGGCGGCAAGGCTTCGGCCGACGTGCGGTTCTGCCAGCTGGTCAAGCTGTTGCGGAATGGCGAGCCTGTGAAAATGAGCAAGCGGTCCGGTGACTTGGTGACACTTGCTGATGTTGTGGAAGAAGTCGGTGTGGACGCGACCCGTTTCATGCTGCTGTTCCGGCGCAACGACGCGCCGCTCGATTTCGACTTTGCGCTGGTCAAAGAGCAGAGCAAGGACAATCCGGTTTTTTACGTCCAGTATGCCCATGCGAGGACGTTTTCGATTTTCCGCAATGCGGCGCGCGACCTGCCCGACCTCGATACCTCCGATGCGGCACTGGCCGGAGCCGACCTCTCGTTGCTCGCAACAGGCGATGAAATCGAGTTGATCCGGTTGCTCGGATCCTGGCCGCGGCAGGTTGCGGCGGCGGCGCGGGCGCATGAACCGCATAGACTTGCGTTTTACTTGCACGAGCTTGCCGCGCAGTTCCACGCTTTCTGGGGAAAGGGCAAGGAAGATCCCAGCTTACGCTTTGTTAACGACGATGACCCGAAACTGACACTGGCTCGACTCGCGCTTGTGGATGGCGTGCGCCGGGTTCTCGGCAACGGCCTTGATCTTTTAGGCGTCAGCGCCCCGCAAGAGCTTTCATAA
- a CDS encoding SPOR domain-containing protein, producing MTDTKHNPATAGQDSDDLIAELARLVAQDARTAAAPASAHRPAEPEVSAQPEPEQPAQDDFYQAEPGFGVPQDVPFEGEGETEPTQDAGQSDAMPVFDFGFGTAQRASVDTQEVSGDPIADLIADAEVETYQSDSSQDDDWANHDDPLPAEPEPSYEDYGRSSAAFSDAAPVPHERDPIGDIEALIGEAARANSVDTGLPGGRRVKSSFLDDFETDAAVDAAESAILAAAAATGSSVRRVEPANDPEDWLVAPAPRQIEERPEPAVDPQPSQEQFIPDPLFASPVPPPSEPEAQAAPADYADDDYTDEAYADEAYAEEEPAPRRPRRRLGGFVLPVAAGAVIFALIGGVYFAFFSGPGEPGEAPVLTADASPLKEDAPPQSESTASESVVFSEIEGNGGSPEDEALVSRDQTNGASGAQVAEVLAPEDGETALANRPVRTVTVRPDGTIVQATDSVAGSNVLPVERPDVPAVPNSTLTSDPIGEAIALAMADGETAAASQTEAPAADASEALPEAASTPETADETETGAAATAEDAGAPVPVARPAGLTAQDTTASTPVPASEAPATETVAAVTPTETTPAPAAAAATPAADVGAWVQLSSQRSEADAQADIPSLQARYGTLFNGATPQVSRVDLGERGIYYRVRLPQPSFDQANSVCTAIQGQGGDCFVLNN from the coding sequence ATGACCGATACAAAGCACAACCCGGCCACGGCGGGTCAGGACTCCGATGATCTGATTGCGGAACTGGCGCGGCTTGTGGCGCAGGATGCCCGCACGGCCGCGGCGCCGGCCAGCGCCCACAGACCCGCCGAGCCGGAGGTTTCCGCCCAGCCCGAGCCCGAACAGCCCGCTCAGGACGATTTTTACCAGGCCGAGCCCGGTTTCGGCGTGCCCCAGGATGTGCCTTTCGAGGGCGAAGGGGAAACCGAGCCGACGCAGGACGCAGGGCAGAGCGATGCGATGCCGGTTTTCGATTTCGGGTTTGGAACCGCGCAACGGGCCAGTGTGGACACGCAAGAGGTGTCGGGCGACCCGATTGCCGATTTGATCGCCGACGCCGAAGTGGAGACCTACCAGAGCGATTCTTCGCAGGACGATGATTGGGCCAACCACGACGATCCGCTTCCTGCCGAACCCGAGCCTTCATATGAAGACTATGGGCGATCGAGCGCGGCGTTTTCCGATGCGGCACCGGTGCCGCACGAACGCGATCCGATCGGCGATATCGAAGCATTGATCGGGGAGGCGGCGCGGGCCAATTCGGTCGATACCGGACTGCCGGGCGGGCGGCGCGTGAAATCGAGCTTTCTCGATGATTTTGAAACCGATGCCGCCGTGGATGCCGCGGAATCGGCGATACTGGCCGCTGCCGCCGCCACCGGGTCTTCGGTGCGGCGCGTCGAGCCTGCAAACGACCCCGAAGATTGGCTCGTGGCGCCAGCACCCCGTCAGATCGAGGAGCGGCCAGAGCCTGCTGTCGATCCGCAGCCGAGCCAAGAGCAATTTATACCCGATCCACTGTTTGCCTCGCCGGTACCGCCCCCGTCTGAACCGGAAGCGCAAGCGGCGCCAGCCGACTATGCCGACGACGATTACACCGATGAAGCCTATGCCGATGAAGCCTATGCTGAGGAAGAGCCGGCGCCGAGACGCCCGCGCCGCCGGCTTGGCGGATTCGTTTTGCCGGTTGCGGCAGGGGCGGTGATTTTCGCACTGATCGGCGGCGTTTATTTCGCGTTCTTCTCCGGCCCCGGAGAGCCGGGCGAAGCGCCGGTGCTGACCGCCGATGCATCGCCGCTCAAGGAAGATGCGCCGCCGCAGAGCGAGTCGACAGCCAGCGAATCGGTGGTTTTCAGCGAGATCGAGGGCAATGGCGGGTCTCCCGAAGACGAGGCGCTGGTGTCGCGCGACCAGACCAATGGTGCCAGCGGCGCCCAGGTCGCCGAGGTTCTGGCACCCGAGGACGGCGAAACGGCGCTTGCCAATCGTCCGGTGCGTACGGTTACCGTTCGGCCCGACGGCACGATCGTCCAGGCGACCGACAGCGTTGCGGGGTCGAACGTTCTGCCTGTCGAAAGGCCCGATGTGCCTGCTGTTCCCAACAGCACGCTGACCTCCGATCCGATCGGGGAGGCAATTGCGCTGGCCATGGCCGATGGCGAAACAGCAGCGGCGAGCCAAACCGAGGCGCCCGCGGCAGATGCAAGCGAGGCTCTGCCTGAGGCAGCCAGCACCCCTGAAACGGCAGATGAGACCGAAACGGGAGCTGCGGCAACGGCTGAAGATGCCGGTGCGCCGGTGCCGGTCGCGCGGCCGGCCGGACTGACGGCCCAGGATACGACAGCGTCGACGCCCGTTCCCGCATCGGAAGCCCCGGCGACCGAAACGGTTGCCGCTGTCACGCCGACGGAAACAACGCCTGCCCCGGCCGCGGCGGCAGCGACGCCGGCGGCCGATGTCGGTGCGTGGGTGCAATTGTCATCGCAGCGGAGCGAAGCGGATGCGCAGGCCGATATCCCCTCGCTGCAGGCCCGCTATGGTACGCTGTTCAACGGCGCGACGCCCCAGGTCAGCCGGGTCGATCTGGGTGAACGTGGCATCTATTATCGCGTGCGGCTGCCACAGCCGAGCTTCGATCAGGCCAATTCGGTCTGCACGGCGATCCAGGGGCAGGGTGGCGACTGTTTCGTGCTGAACAACTAG
- a CDS encoding ScpA family protein, translating to MAETSDPWFDAVPERAQADAVLHVDVRGYEGPMDLLLDLARKQKVDLSGISVLALAEQYLAFIETIRQQRIEVAADYLVMAAWLAYLKSRLMVPQQTDDDEPSGEEMAALLQFRLARLEAMRDAAGRLLNRARLGRDVFARGMPEPVSITRHALWEADLYQLLRAYAAQRERGIPAEYSPHQRTVWGLQEAREILERLIGQSFEWVSLDTYLAEYLARPEERATAMASSFTASLELVRLGQVELRQQEAFAPLLMRRRQGETPQ from the coding sequence ATGGCCGAGACTTCTGATCCCTGGTTCGATGCAGTGCCCGAGCGTGCGCAGGCCGATGCCGTGCTGCATGTGGACGTGCGCGGTTATGAAGGTCCGATGGACCTTCTGCTCGACCTTGCCCGCAAGCAGAAGGTGGATCTTTCGGGCATTTCGGTGCTGGCGCTCGCCGAGCAATATCTGGCGTTTATCGAGACTATCCGCCAGCAGCGGATCGAGGTGGCGGCCGATTATCTGGTGATGGCGGCGTGGCTGGCGTATCTGAAAAGCCGGCTGATGGTGCCGCAGCAGACCGATGACGACGAGCCGAGCGGCGAGGAAATGGCGGCATTGCTGCAGTTCCGGCTGGCGAGGCTCGAAGCGATGCGCGATGCCGCGGGGCGGCTGCTCAATCGCGCGCGGCTGGGGCGCGACGTTTTCGCACGCGGGATGCCCGAGCCGGTCTCAATCACGCGGCATGCGCTGTGGGAGGCCGACCTTTATCAATTGCTGCGGGCCTATGCGGCGCAGCGCGAACGCGGTATTCCGGCCGAATATTCGCCCCACCAGCGCACGGTTTGGGGGTTGCAGGAGGCGCGCGAAATCCTGGAGCGGCTGATCGGGCAGAGTTTTGAGTGGGTATCGCTCGATACCTATCTCGCCGAGTATCTGGCGCGACCCGAAGAACGGGCGACGGCGATGGCGTCGAGCTTTACCGCATCGCTGGAACTGGTGCGGCTGGGGCAGGTCGAGTTGCGCCAGCAGGAGGCCTTCGCGCCGCTCCTTATGCGCCGGCGGCAGGGGGAGACGCCGCAATGA
- the scpB gene encoding SMC-Scp complex subunit ScpB yields the protein MSALENDVSELHERNLRILEALLFASAEPVDLRDVAPFLSDGADVDALIDALQARYAGRGINLVQRGSKWAFRTADDLNFLLRREETDTRPLSRAALETLAIIAYHQPVTRAEIEEVRGVSISKGTLDVLMEAGWARMRGRRRTPGRPVTYGTTEAFLDHFGLESLGDLPGLEELKGAGLLSSRVPPSFSVPMPFDGALRDDEDPLDPDDQGDAETESED from the coding sequence ATGAGTGCGCTGGAAAACGATGTTTCCGAACTCCATGAGCGCAATCTGCGCATTCTCGAGGCGCTGCTGTTCGCTTCGGCCGAACCGGTCGATCTGCGCGATGTCGCGCCGTTCCTTTCCGATGGGGCCGATGTGGATGCGCTGATCGATGCGTTGCAGGCCCGCTATGCGGGGCGGGGGATCAATCTGGTGCAGCGCGGGTCGAAATGGGCGTTCCGGACGGCGGACGATCTCAATTTCCTGTTGCGGCGGGAGGAAACCGATACGCGCCCGCTGTCGCGGGCGGCGCTGGAGACGCTGGCGATCATTGCCTATCATCAGCCGGTCACGCGGGCGGAAATCGAGGAGGTGCGCGGGGTTTCGATTTCCAAGGGAACGCTGGACGTGCTCATGGAAGCGGGATGGGCGCGGATGCGGGGGCGGCGGCGGACGCCGGGGCGGCCGGTGACCTATGGCACGACCGAGGCGTTTCTGGACCATTTCGGGCTGGAAAGCCTTGGCGATCTGCCCGGGCTCGAGGAACTGAAGGGCGCGGGGCTGCTTTCGAGTCGCGTGCCGCCGAGTTTTTCCGTGCCCATGCCGTTCGACGGGGCGTTGCGCGATGACGAGGATCCACTCGATCCCGACGATCAGGGTGATGCCGAAACCGAGAGCGAAGATTGA
- the tatA gene encoding twin-arginine translocase TatA/TatE family subunit produces MNPGPWGLLVIAVVVLLLFGRGKISGLMGEVAGGIKAFRKGMAEDDTPDDKATATIDQKPGQAEPTLNQTTEAETRKDA; encoded by the coding sequence ATGAATCCCGGACCCTGGGGACTTCTGGTTATCGCTGTCGTCGTGCTGCTGCTTTTCGGGCGCGGCAAGATTTCGGGCCTGATGGGCGAAGTCGCAGGCGGCATCAAGGCCTTCCGCAAGGGCATGGCCGAAGACGACACGCCTGACGACAAGGCCACGGCCACGATCGACCAGAAGCCCGGTCAGGCTGAGCCCACGCTCAACCAGACCACGGAAGCTGAGACGCGCAAGGACGCCTAA
- the tatB gene encoding Sec-independent protein translocase protein TatB, with product MLGLGWSEMLVIGIVLLVVVGPKDLPMMMRNVGRMMGTVRRMGNDFRREIDKAIAADEIAEAKKAISDPLKQTSAEINREFNSIRNGKVEPTGKLKPPATGEESVVDAIHAQAGITPSRAEPSAASAALRAKVSESVAKPANAATTEAEQPAPIADAPAKTKVKAAPRKAATSTAKTSEPKSKAPAKAAKPAAAAKAAKKPAAKKTADEKPAAQQKPASKTGATKTTARKAAPARKKAVAETGGDK from the coding sequence ATGCTTGGGCTTGGCTGGAGCGAGATGCTCGTTATCGGCATCGTGTTGCTTGTCGTCGTCGGCCCCAAAGACCTGCCGATGATGATGCGCAATGTCGGCCGGATGATGGGTACCGTGCGGCGCATGGGCAATGATTTCCGCCGGGAGATCGACAAGGCCATTGCCGCCGACGAGATCGCCGAGGCCAAGAAGGCTATTTCGGACCCGCTCAAGCAGACCAGCGCCGAGATCAATCGCGAATTCAATTCGATCCGCAATGGCAAGGTTGAGCCGACCGGCAAACTCAAGCCACCCGCTACGGGTGAGGAGAGCGTTGTCGATGCGATCCACGCACAGGCGGGCATCACACCATCGCGGGCCGAACCCTCCGCTGCGTCGGCGGCGTTGCGGGCCAAGGTGAGTGAATCGGTCGCCAAACCGGCCAACGCGGCCACAACCGAGGCCGAGCAACCGGCACCGATTGCCGATGCGCCGGCCAAGACCAAGGTCAAGGCCGCCCCACGCAAAGCGGCGACATCAACGGCCAAAACCTCCGAACCCAAGAGCAAGGCTCCTGCGAAGGCTGCCAAGCCTGCGGCAGCGGCCAAAGCCGCAAAAAAGCCGGCGGCGAAAAAAACCGCCGACGAAAAGCCCGCCGCGCAGCAAAAACCTGCAAGCAAGACCGGCGCAACAAAGACCACGGCCAGAAAAGCGGCACCGGCGCGCAAAAAGGCCGTTGCGGAGACGGGCGGCGATAAATGA
- the tatC gene encoding twin-arginine translocase subunit TatC, translating to MTEAQQKIAGSAPPKEDDLKASEAPLIEHLTELRTRLIYSIIALAVLFILCFFVADQIYGFLLGPFVAAAGSPEAVRLIYTAPQEFFFTKLSVALFSAIFLAFPIIASQIYAFVAPGLYKNERLAFLPYLVATPICFLVGAALVYYGVMPLALGFFLGMQQTDPSGVTIEMVTRVSEYLSLIMTLLLAFGVCFQLPVILTLLAQIGLIGVDNLKAWRKYAIVAIIVIAAFLTPPDPISQIGLAIPLLLLYELSVFAVRIVEKRRLEREAQLAKDLED from the coding sequence ATGACCGAGGCACAACAAAAGATCGCGGGATCCGCCCCGCCCAAGGAGGATGACCTCAAGGCCAGCGAGGCGCCGCTGATCGAGCATCTGACCGAGCTGCGCACACGACTGATCTATTCGATCATCGCGCTGGCGGTGCTGTTTATCCTGTGCTTTTTCGTTGCCGACCAGATCTACGGCTTTTTGCTTGGGCCGTTCGTTGCGGCGGCGGGGAGCCCGGAGGCGGTGCGCCTGATCTATACGGCTCCGCAGGAGTTTTTCTTCACCAAGCTGTCGGTGGCGCTGTTTTCCGCCATTTTCCTGGCGTTTCCGATCATCGCTTCGCAGATTTACGCCTTTGTGGCGCCGGGGCTCTACAAGAACGAGCGCCTGGCGTTCCTGCCCTATCTCGTTGCGACGCCGATCTGTTTTCTGGTGGGCGCGGCGCTTGTCTATTATGGCGTGATGCCGCTGGCGCTTGGATTCTTTTTGGGGATGCAGCAGACCGATCCCTCAGGGGTCACCATCGAGATGGTGACGCGGGTCTCGGAATATCTGAGTCTGATCATGACGCTGCTGCTGGCATTCGGGGTATGCTTCCAGTTGCCGGTTATTCTGACGCTGCTGGCGCAGATCGGGCTGATCGGGGTCGACAACCTCAAGGCGTGGCGCAAATACGCGATCGTGGCGATCATCGTGATTGCGGCGTTCCTGACACCACCCGATCCGATTTCGCAGATCGGACTGGCGATCCCCTTGCTGCTGCTCTACGAGCTGTCGGTGTTTGCGGTGCGTATTGTCGAAAAACGGCGGCTGGAGCGTGAGGCTCAACTGGCCAAGGATCTCGAAGACTAA
- the serS gene encoding serine--tRNA ligase, which translates to MFDIKWISANPEAFDAALKTRGMEPVSASLVALDDERRAVVAELNSVQEKRNASSKLIGQAKAQKDEARASELMAEVSGLKDRLGELEAREKALTEEIRAALSVIPNLPAEGVPVGEDEGDNVPYFRANESEATRPAKPSLGFAPKEHYELGEAMGGMDFETAAKLSGSRFVVLKGQIARLERAIGQFMIDLHVDQHGYTEVQPPLLVKDDALFGTNQLPKFEEDLFFAPHGDGRLALIPTAEVPLTNFVRESILPEDELPLRFTALTPCFRSEAGSAGRDTRGMLRQHQFNKVEMVSITTPEKSADEHERMLACAEEVLKRLGIHYRVMQLCTGDMGFGARRTYDIEAWLPGQDTYREISSVSVCGDFQARRMDARYRDANGKPQFVHTLNGSGVAVGRALIAVMENYQNEDGSVTIPDALRPYMGGIEKIGG; encoded by the coding sequence ATGTTCGACATCAAATGGATCAGTGCAAATCCTGAAGCGTTCGACGCCGCGCTCAAGACGCGCGGGATGGAGCCGGTTTCCGCATCTCTCGTTGCGCTCGACGATGAGCGGCGCGCGGTCGTGGCCGAGCTCAATTCGGTACAGGAAAAGCGCAACGCATCCTCGAAACTGATCGGGCAGGCCAAGGCGCAAAAGGACGAGGCACGGGCGAGTGAATTGATGGCCGAAGTATCGGGCCTGAAAGACAGGCTCGGCGAACTCGAAGCGCGGGAAAAGGCGCTGACCGAGGAGATTCGGGCTGCGCTGTCGGTGATCCCCAATTTGCCAGCCGAGGGCGTGCCGGTGGGTGAAGACGAGGGCGACAATGTTCCCTATTTCCGAGCCAATGAATCCGAAGCGACGCGGCCGGCCAAGCCTAGTCTCGGCTTTGCGCCCAAGGAGCATTACGAACTCGGCGAAGCGATGGGCGGTATGGATTTTGAAACCGCCGCCAAGCTTTCGGGCAGCCGGTTCGTGGTGCTCAAGGGGCAGATCGCACGGCTGGAGCGGGCGATTGGGCAGTTCATGATCGATCTGCATGTGGATCAGCATGGATATACAGAGGTGCAGCCGCCGCTTTTGGTGAAGGATGATGCGCTCTTTGGCACCAACCAGCTTCCGAAATTTGAGGAAGATTTGTTCTTTGCCCCACACGGTGATGGGCGACTGGCGCTCATTCCGACGGCGGAGGTGCCGCTGACCAATTTCGTGCGCGAGTCGATCCTTCCCGAAGACGAACTGCCGTTGCGGTTTACGGCGCTGACGCCCTGTTTCCGGTCGGAAGCGGGGTCGGCGGGGCGCGATACGCGCGGGATGCTGCGCCAGCACCAGTTCAACAAGGTCGAGATGGTGTCGATCACGACGCCGGAGAAATCGGCCGACGAACATGAGCGGATGCTGGCTTGTGCCGAAGAGGTGCTCAAGCGGCTGGGCATCCATTATCGCGTCATGCAGCTTTGTACCGGCGATATGGGGTTCGGGGCGCGGCGGACCTATGACATCGAGGCGTGGCTGCCGGGGCAGGACACTTATCGCGAGATCTCCTCGGTTTCGGTGTGCGGGGATTTCCAGGCGCGGCGCATGGATGCGCGCTATCGTGACGCCAATGGCAAGCCGCAATTCGTGCATACGCTCAACGGATCGGGCGTTGCCGTGGGGCGGGCGCTGATCGCTGTTATGGAAAACTACCAGAACGAAGATGGTTCGGTGACCATTCCCGATGCGCTGCGTCCTTATATGGGCGGGATCGAAAAGATCGGCGGATGA
- the surE gene encoding 5'/3'-nucleotidase SurE, translating to MKANPRILLTNDDGIDAPGLAVLLDVARQLSNDVWVVAPANNQSGTGHRMTFGYEIEIETRGERIYCLDGTPADCVVAGITHVLKDGRPDIVLSGVNRGQNLGDIMHCSGTAAGAREGALHGAIGIALSQAMDYDHGRDEIDWGPAAELGAETVRSILDVAGARDTYFNVNFPICAPHEVSGIRLVPHQRFAHSPFELYPSDNPGKHFVTILNTPKPLDAGADFHILHEDKAITVTPLMLQQTDMNFVQRHEGRLPFTGPGRT from the coding sequence ATGAAAGCCAATCCTCGTATCCTTTTGACCAATGATGACGGCATCGACGCGCCGGGGCTCGCCGTACTGCTCGATGTTGCACGCCAACTGTCCAACGATGTGTGGGTGGTGGCGCCGGCAAACAACCAGAGCGGCACCGGGCACCGGATGACGTTCGGCTATGAAATCGAGATCGAGACACGCGGCGAGCGCATCTATTGTCTCGACGGCACGCCGGCTGACTGCGTGGTGGCCGGGATTACCCATGTGCTCAAGGACGGTCGTCCCGATATCGTCCTGTCAGGTGTCAATCGCGGGCAGAACCTTGGCGATATCATGCATTGCTCGGGGACGGCGGCGGGGGCGCGCGAGGGCGCGCTGCATGGTGCCATCGGGATCGCGTTGAGCCAGGCCATGGATTACGACCATGGGCGCGACGAGATCGACTGGGGGCCGGCGGCTGAATTGGGGGCGGAAACGGTGCGGTCCATTCTGGATGTGGCCGGAGCGCGCGACACCTATTTCAACGTCAATTTTCCGATCTGCGCGCCCCACGAGGTGAGCGGCATCAGGCTGGTGCCGCATCAGCGATTCGCGCATTCGCCGTTCGAGCTGTATCCGAGCGACAATCCGGGCAAGCATTTCGTGACGATTCTGAATACGCCCAAACCTCTGGACGCGGGCGCGGATTTCCATATCCTGCATGAAGACAAGGCGATCACGGTGACCCCGCTCATGCTGCAGCAGACCGATATGAATTTCGTCCAGCGCCACGAAGGGCGATTGCCGTTCACGGGTCCTGGGCGGACCTAA